Proteins encoded within one genomic window of Hermetia illucens chromosome 2, iHerIll2.2.curated.20191125, whole genome shotgun sequence:
- the LOC119650040 gene encoding angio-associated migratory cell protein, translating into MRNNTPPQSPYRNLEEEIIEAEDGEVIYFDDEEQALAAGSDDEDADDANDAQYEEMNLEDIEGMLGQRIPERDDAKITFREHSSAVFSCHLHPTENIAVTGGEDDKAFVWNAETGEVISKIEGHKDTVISVAFSPDGNYLATGDMAGEIQVFKVAQNYKKVWEFSMGDMCWMKWHMAANVLLAGSEVGDIYVWRIPSGDCKILPGNGNRCETAELANDGKKLFVGYGDGCVKLWDIKNTSALVEVRPNEPISHSECVSGVSCDPERNLYMSGSEDGKIMLVSNSGPVAILDPEAGPVEVVAFCPDTELRVAASGTLRGQIAIWDIAKQSIRATCEHSESDNGVTTLKWLPDQTLVCGTILGNVIAFDGRSGTRKYELQGHGAEVYDMCYDRAKGLLLCASEDSTAKIFQINH; encoded by the exons ATGCGCAACAATACGCCACCCCAATCTCCGTACCGTAACCTCGAGGAGGAAATCATCGAGGCCGAGGACGGAGAAGTGATTTACTTCGACGATGAGGAACAGGCACTGGCAGCAGGCTCGGACGACGAGGATGCTGATGATGCGAACGATGCACAATACGAAG AAATGAATTTGGAAGACATCGAGGGGATGCTCGGCCAACGGATCCCGGAACGAGACGATGCAAAGATCACATTTCGCGAACACAGCTCCGCAGTCTTCTCTTGTCACCTGCACCCGACTGAAAACATAGCAGTGACCGGCGGCGAAGACGACAAGGCTTTCGTGTGGAACGCAGAAACCGGAGAAGTGATATCCAAAATCGAAGGACACAAAGACACAGTGATTTCGGTCGCGTTTAGCCCCGACGGGAACTACCTGGCCACAGGAGACATGGCAGGAGAAATCCAG GTCTTCAAAGTGGCTCAAAACTACAAAAAAGTCTGGGAGTTCTCAATGGGTGATATgtgctggatgaagtggcacaTGGCCGCGAACGTACTATTGGCAGGCAGCGAGGTTGGCGACATTTACGTGTGGAGGATTCCTTCCGGCGATTGCAAGATCCTGCCTGGAAACGGGAATAGGTGTGAAACCGCAGAG CTTGCAAATGATGGCAAAAAGCTGTTCGTTGGTTACGGAGACGGCTGCGTCAAATTGTGGGACATCAAAAACACATCGGCGCTGGTCGAGGTCAGGCCCAACGAGCCCATATCCCATTCGGAATGTGTCTCAGGGGTGTCGTGCGACCCAGAAAGAAACCTCTACATGTCCGGCAGTGAGGATG GCAAAATTATGCTTGTGAGCAATTCCGGCCCAGTAGCGATACTCGATCCAGAGGCAGGTCCCGTCGAGGTAGTCGCATTTTGTCCGGACACAGAACTGCGAGTTGCGGCCAGTGGAACGTTACGAGGACAGATTGCAATCTGGGACATCGCGAAACAATCCATTCGAGCAACGTGCGAACACAGTGAATCAGACAACGGAGTCACTAC GTTAAAATGGCTGCCGGATCAAACTCTAGTTTGTGGAACAATACTAGGCAATGTAATTGCATTCGACGGACGGAGCGGTACGCGTAAATACGAATTGCAAGGACACGGAGCTGAAGTCTACGATATGTGCTATGATCGAGCTAAGGGATTACTACTGTGCGCTTCAGAAGACAGTACCGCGAAAATCTTCCAAATCAATCATTGA